The genomic stretch TAGATGTGGTGATGGTAGCACCTAAAGGGCCAGGACATTTAGTGCGGCGCACTTACGAACAGGGAGAAGGCGTTCCCTGTTTATTTGCAGTTTATCAAGATGCGACCGGACAAGCACGCGATCGCGCAATGGCTTACGCTAAAGGTATCGGCGGTACTCGCGCCGGAATCCTGGAAACTACTTTCCGCGAAGAAACCGAAACCGATTTATTTGGCGAACAAGTTGTACTCTGCGGCGGTTTGAGTGCCTTAATCAAAGGTGGTTTTGAAACCTTAGTGGCTGCTGGCTATCAGCCTGAATTAGCTTATTTTGAATGTCTCCACGAAGTCAAACTGATTGTTGACTTGATTGTGGAAGGCGGCTTAGCCAAAATGCGCGACAGCATCTCCAACACAGCGGAATACGGCGATTTAACCCGTGGCCCTCGCATTGTCAACGACCAAACCCGCGCCGAAATGCGTAAGATTCTTCAAGAAATTCAAACCGGTCAATTTGCCCGCGAATTCGTGTTAGAAAATCAAGCAGGTAAGCCCGGATTTACTGCTATGCGCCGTCAAGAAGCCGAACACCCAATCGAGGAAGTAGGCAAGGATTTGCGAGCGATGTTCAGCTGGCTGAAAAAGGCATAGTCTCGGTAGTTGCTAGTTGGTAATGACCAATTTCAGATTTCAGATTCCAGATTTATTGAAATTTGAAATCTGAAATCTAAAATTTAAAATTTACCCATGATTCTATTGTTGGTTGGT from Aerosakkonema funiforme FACHB-1375 encodes the following:
- the ilvC gene encoding ketol-acid reductoisomerase → MARMYYDADANLDLLANKTVAIIGYGSQGHAHALNLKDSGINVIVGLYPGSKSTAKAEAAGLAVHSVADAAKAADWIMILLPDEVQKTIYKNEIEPHLTEGKVLSFAHGFNIHFGQVVPPANVDVVMVAPKGPGHLVRRTYEQGEGVPCLFAVYQDATGQARDRAMAYAKGIGGTRAGILETTFREETETDLFGEQVVLCGGLSALIKGGFETLVAAGYQPELAYFECLHEVKLIVDLIVEGGLAKMRDSISNTAEYGDLTRGPRIVNDQTRAEMRKILQEIQTGQFAREFVLENQAGKPGFTAMRRQEAEHPIEEVGKDLRAMFSWLKKA